One part of the Streptomyces lydicus genome encodes these proteins:
- a CDS encoding nitrate/nitrite transporter encodes MTAEAAAGTRSDSPGASRTEGRARRGGRWIERWEPEDEGFWRETGERIARRNLAFSVLSEHIGFSVWSLWSVMVLFMGPEYGIDPAGKFFLVAIPTLVGGVLRVPYTFAVALFGGRNWTVISALLLLVPTAAAAVVMHPGTSYTTFILVAMVAGVGGGNFASSMTNINSFFPLRKKGFALGLNAGGGNIGVPVIQLLGLLVIGTAGAGHPRLVLAVYVPLIVLAAVLAALFMDNLAPVTHDTGAALDAARQPHTWVMSLLYIGTFGSFIGYSFAFGLVLQNQFARTPLQAASLTFVGPLLGSLLRPVGGRLADRFGGARITLGTFAAMGLATGVVIRASADHSLPVFLVGFFALFVLSGLGNGSTYKMIPGIFQAQALRRGLAGEAAAAYGRRLSGAAMGLIGAVGALGGLAINLAFRQAFLTAGSGTPAFVSFLVCYAVCAAVTWAVYLRPAARERRAARAGAAGAAAEGERRAVHAEV; translated from the coding sequence ATGACGGCCGAGGCCGCGGCAGGCACCCGTAGCGACAGTCCCGGCGCAAGCCGTACCGAGGGCCGTGCGCGGCGAGGGGGGCGGTGGATCGAGCGGTGGGAGCCGGAGGACGAGGGGTTCTGGCGGGAGACCGGTGAGCGGATCGCCCGGCGGAACCTGGCCTTCTCCGTGCTGTCCGAGCACATCGGCTTCTCCGTCTGGAGCCTGTGGTCGGTGATGGTGCTGTTCATGGGGCCGGAGTACGGGATCGACCCGGCCGGGAAGTTCTTCCTGGTGGCGATCCCGACGCTGGTGGGCGGGGTGCTGCGGGTGCCGTACACCTTCGCGGTGGCGCTGTTCGGGGGGCGCAACTGGACGGTGATCAGCGCGCTGCTGCTGCTGGTGCCGACCGCGGCGGCCGCGGTGGTGATGCACCCGGGGACGTCGTACACCACGTTCATCCTGGTCGCGATGGTGGCCGGCGTCGGCGGCGGGAACTTCGCCTCCTCGATGACGAACATCAACTCCTTCTTCCCGCTGCGCAAGAAGGGGTTCGCCCTGGGGCTGAACGCGGGCGGCGGCAACATCGGGGTGCCGGTCATCCAGCTGCTGGGGCTGCTGGTGATCGGGACGGCGGGCGCCGGCCATCCGCGGCTGGTGCTGGCCGTGTACGTGCCGCTGATCGTGCTGGCGGCGGTGCTCGCGGCGCTGTTCATGGACAACCTCGCGCCGGTCACCCACGACACCGGGGCGGCCCTGGACGCCGCCCGGCAGCCACACACCTGGGTGATGTCGCTGCTGTACATCGGCACCTTCGGGTCGTTCATCGGCTACAGCTTCGCCTTCGGGCTGGTACTGCAGAACCAGTTCGCCCGCACCCCGCTCCAGGCCGCGTCGCTGACCTTCGTCGGACCGCTGCTGGGGTCGCTGCTCCGGCCGGTCGGCGGGCGGCTGGCGGACCGCTTCGGCGGCGCCCGGATCACGCTGGGGACCTTCGCGGCGATGGGCCTGGCCACCGGCGTGGTCATCCGCGCGTCGGCGGACCACTCGCTGCCGGTGTTCCTCGTCGGCTTCTTCGCGCTGTTCGTGCTGTCGGGGCTCGGCAACGGGTCCACGTACAAGATGATCCCGGGGATCTTCCAGGCCCAGGCGCTGCGCCGCGGCCTGGCGGGCGAGGCGGCCGCGGCCTACGGGCGGCGGCTGTCGGGCGCGGCGATGGGGCTGATCGGCGCGGTGGGCGCGCTCGGCGGGCTGGCCATCAACCTCGCGTTCCGGCAGGCGTTCCTGACGGCCGGCTCCGGCACCCCGGCCTTCGTCTCCTTCCTGGTCTGCTACGCCGTGTGCGCCGCGGTGACCTGGGCCGTATACCTGCGTCCCGCCGCGCGGGAGCGGCGTGCCGCGCGGGCCGGGGCGGCCGGGGCGGCCGCGGAGGGGGAGCGGCGCGCGGTCCACGCGGAGGTGTGA
- a CDS encoding uroporphyrinogen-III synthase, with translation MDEQHQGRGERERTEPGTAPGVRPLDGFTIGVTAARRAEELGALLERRGGQVLHAPALRIVPLPDDTELLAVTRALIDDAPDVVVATTAIGFRGWVEAAEGWGLGEALLDRLAGVELLARGPKVRGAIRAAGLTEKWSPASESMAEVLDRLLEEGVAGRRIALQLHGEPLPGFVEALRAGGAEVVGVPVYRWMPPEDLGPVDRLLDATLAGGLDAVTFTSAPAAASLLRRAAERGIRDALLAALRTDVLPVCVGPVTALPLEAEDVPTLQPERFRLGPLVQLLCRELPGRVRPLPVAGRRLEIRGHAVVVDGVLRPVPPAGMALLRALARRPGWVVARAELLRALPGAGRDEHAVETAMARLRVALGAPKLIQTVVKRGYRLALDPHADTDKYSGEDTQVRRVAPGC, from the coding sequence ATGGACGAGCAGCATCAGGGGCGCGGGGAGCGGGAGCGGACGGAGCCGGGCACGGCACCGGGGGTCCGGCCGCTGGACGGGTTCACCATCGGGGTGACCGCGGCCCGGCGGGCGGAGGAGCTGGGCGCGCTGCTGGAGCGGCGCGGCGGGCAGGTGCTGCACGCCCCCGCGCTGCGCATCGTGCCGCTGCCGGACGACACCGAGCTGCTCGCGGTGACCCGGGCGCTGATCGACGACGCCCCCGACGTCGTCGTGGCCACCACCGCCATCGGCTTCCGCGGCTGGGTGGAGGCCGCCGAGGGCTGGGGGCTGGGCGAGGCGCTGCTGGACCGGCTGGCCGGGGTGGAGCTGCTGGCGCGCGGGCCGAAGGTGCGCGGCGCGATCCGGGCCGCCGGGCTGACCGAGAAGTGGTCGCCGGCCTCGGAGTCGATGGCCGAGGTGCTGGACCGGCTGCTGGAGGAGGGCGTCGCCGGGCGCCGGATCGCGCTGCAGCTGCACGGGGAGCCGCTGCCGGGGTTCGTCGAGGCGCTGCGGGCCGGCGGCGCGGAGGTCGTCGGCGTCCCCGTGTACCGCTGGATGCCGCCGGAGGACCTCGGTCCGGTCGACCGGCTGCTGGACGCGACGCTCGCCGGCGGCCTGGACGCGGTGACGTTCACCAGCGCGCCGGCCGCCGCCTCGCTGCTGCGCCGCGCGGCGGAGCGCGGCATCCGCGACGCGCTGCTGGCGGCGCTGCGCACGGACGTGCTGCCGGTGTGCGTGGGGCCGGTGACCGCGCTGCCGCTGGAGGCCGAGGACGTCCCCACGCTGCAGCCGGAGCGCTTCCGGCTCGGGCCGCTGGTGCAGTTGCTGTGCCGCGAACTGCCGGGCCGGGTACGGCCGTTGCCGGTGGCCGGGCGGCGGCTGGAGATCCGCGGGCACGCCGTCGTGGTGGACGGCGTGCTGCGGCCGGTGCCGCCGGCCGGGATGGCGCTGCTGCGGGCGCTGGCCCGCCGTCCCGGCTGGGTCGTCGCCCGCGCCGAGCTGCTGCGCGCGCTGCCGGGCGCGGGCCGCGACGAACACGCGGTGGAGACCGCGATGGCCCGGCTGCGGGTGGCGCTGGGCGCGCCCAAGCTGATCCAGACGGTCGTCAAGCGCGGCTACCGGCTGGCGCTGGACCCGCACGCGGACACCGACAAGTACAGCGGGGAGGACACGCAGGTCAGGAGGGTCGCGCCGGGTTGCTGA
- a CDS encoding class I SAM-dependent methyltransferase translates to MSRKSLLTNRASLTHKIGYAVRNPARITPYVKRTARDTWLRLKHPDHVAYYRAVMASDTGRSPEAAVGSRSHERWLALGEMQFAYLAGHGLRPEHRMLDIGCGNLRAGWRFIAHLDTGNYYGIDISPDILIAAKRTLTTYELQDKLPHLTITQDLKLDFLPAGHFDVVHAHSVFSHSPLDVIDECLAHVGRILAPGGFFDFTFDRTEGTEHQVLREDFYYRTDTLLRLARGHGLEARFMDDWETRPHGQSKIRVSNPARPS, encoded by the coding sequence ATGTCGCGCAAGTCCCTGCTCACGAACCGCGCCAGCCTGACCCACAAGATCGGCTACGCGGTCCGCAACCCCGCCCGCATCACCCCGTACGTCAAGCGCACCGCCCGCGACACCTGGCTGCGCCTCAAGCACCCCGACCACGTCGCGTACTACCGGGCGGTGATGGCCTCCGACACCGGCCGCAGCCCCGAGGCCGCGGTGGGCAGCCGCAGCCACGAGCGGTGGCTGGCGCTGGGCGAGATGCAGTTCGCCTACCTGGCCGGGCACGGCCTCCGGCCGGAGCACCGGATGCTGGACATCGGCTGCGGCAACCTGCGGGCCGGCTGGCGCTTCATCGCCCACCTCGACACCGGCAACTACTACGGCATCGACATCTCGCCGGACATCCTGATAGCCGCCAAGCGCACCCTGACGACGTACGAACTCCAGGACAAGCTGCCGCACCTGACGATCACGCAGGACCTGAAGCTGGACTTCCTGCCGGCCGGCCACTTCGACGTGGTGCACGCGCACAGCGTCTTCTCGCACTCCCCGCTCGACGTGATCGACGAGTGCCTCGCGCACGTCGGCCGGATCCTGGCCCCCGGCGGCTTCTTCGACTTCACCTTCGACCGCACCGAGGGCACCGAGCACCAGGTGCTGCGCGAGGACTTCTACTACCGGACCGACACCCTGCTGCGGCTGGCCCGCGGGCACGGCCTGGAGGCCCGCTTCATGGACGACTGGGAGACCCGGCCGCACGGCCAGTCCAAGATCCGCGTCAGCAACCCGGCGCGACCCTCCTGA
- a CDS encoding CGNR zinc finger domain-containing protein: MAAACDLRFDCGRTCLDLVATAGDAPAERLTGPEQLAAWLVGAGLVPRGVPLDAVDGRWVVRFRALRDLVCRVVHDELRDRAADADLDRLNSAAAAGPPPAPRAVRGADGTLARTLCAPPDCAGLLAAVARDAVGLLTDPVARGQLRQCAGEHCSLVYLDGSRGRRRRWCSSEVCGNRERVARHRRRSTVRGATGPAGGPVPSGAAPGPARVPSPEPVGPPPEPVGPPPEPLAPASVMPGKNFPAGG; the protein is encoded by the coding sequence ATGGCAGCGGCGTGCGACCTGCGGTTCGACTGCGGCCGGACCTGCCTGGACCTGGTGGCCACGGCCGGCGACGCGCCCGCCGAACGGCTCACCGGCCCCGAGCAGTTGGCGGCCTGGCTGGTCGGCGCGGGGCTGGTGCCGCGCGGCGTCCCGCTGGACGCCGTCGACGGCCGCTGGGTCGTCCGCTTCCGGGCGCTGCGCGACCTGGTGTGCCGGGTGGTGCACGACGAGCTGCGGGACCGGGCGGCCGACGCCGACCTGGACCGGCTCAACTCCGCGGCCGCGGCCGGCCCGCCGCCCGCCCCGCGGGCGGTGCGCGGCGCCGACGGCACCCTGGCCCGTACGCTCTGCGCCCCGCCCGACTGCGCCGGGCTGCTGGCCGCGGTCGCCCGGGACGCGGTCGGGCTGCTCACCGACCCGGTGGCGCGCGGGCAGTTGCGGCAGTGCGCGGGCGAGCACTGCTCGCTGGTCTACCTGGACGGCTCGCGCGGGCGGCGCCGCCGCTGGTGCTCCAGCGAGGTGTGCGGCAATCGGGAGCGGGTGGCGCGCCACCGCAGACGCTCGACCGTGCGCGGGGCGACCGGCCCCGCGGGCGGCCCCGTCCCCTCCGGCGCCGCTCCCGGACCGGCCCGCGTCCCGTCGCCGGAGCCCGTCGGCCCGCCGCCCGAGCCCGTCGGCCCGCCGCCCGAGCCCCTCGCCCCGGCCTCCGTCATGCCCGGGAAAAATTTTCCGGCCGGCGGCTGA
- a CDS encoding sigma-70 family RNA polymerase sigma factor codes for MRAIDPGVGVRKDAVVADRTTPDEELMRALYDEHAGPLLAFVLRLVAGDRHRAEDVVQETLVRAWRNADQLQRATGSIRPWLVTVARRIVIDGHRSRKARPQEVDATPLETMPAADVIDRALRMMTISEALSDLSQAHREALVETYFKERTVNEAAEVLRVPAGTVRSRVFYALRSLKLSLQERGVTE; via the coding sequence ATGCGGGCTATCGACCCGGGAGTTGGAGTGCGTAAGGATGCCGTCGTGGCAGACAGGACGACACCTGACGAGGAGCTCATGCGAGCCCTCTATGACGAGCACGCGGGCCCGCTCCTCGCTTTCGTCCTGCGACTGGTGGCGGGCGACCGGCATCGCGCGGAGGACGTGGTGCAGGAGACGCTGGTGCGCGCCTGGCGCAACGCCGACCAGCTGCAGCGGGCCACCGGGTCCATCCGCCCGTGGCTGGTGACGGTCGCCCGGCGGATAGTGATCGACGGTCACCGCAGCCGGAAGGCCAGACCCCAGGAGGTCGACGCGACACCTCTGGAGACGATGCCCGCCGCGGACGTGATCGACCGGGCGCTGCGCATGATGACGATCTCCGAGGCACTGAGCGACCTGAGCCAGGCCCACCGAGAGGCCCTCGTCGAGACGTACTTCAAGGAGCGTACGGTCAACGAGGCAGCGGAGGTGCTGCGCGTGCCGGCCGGAACCGTGCGGTCCCGGGTCTTCTACGCGCTGCGCTCCCTGAAGCTCTCGCTTCAAGAACGAGGAGTGACGGAGTGA
- a CDS encoding anti-sigma factor family protein gives MIPPTQPDRHTDVGAYALGVLDAADAERFEAHLVGCDRCAAELEELMGLTPALAEFKESAPTPETLTAVPGPRLLNGLLDEVAATRRGRARRRLFLVAAAVVLIVGGPLAALSLKGDADAPPAAAPPLANAVRAQYAEGEKAGSVDPVTKVSAGVSMAPRPWGTQVVLELANVKGPLSCDLVAVGKDGRRQTVTTWAVPKGGYGIPGSAAKWNREPLYAAGGAALDRADIDHFEISTLEGRRLATVKV, from the coding sequence GTGATCCCGCCCACGCAGCCGGACCGGCACACCGACGTCGGCGCCTACGCGCTGGGCGTCCTGGACGCCGCCGACGCGGAACGGTTCGAGGCGCACCTGGTCGGCTGCGACCGGTGCGCGGCCGAACTGGAGGAGCTGATGGGGCTCACGCCCGCACTCGCCGAGTTCAAGGAGTCCGCCCCCACCCCGGAGACCCTCACCGCCGTTCCCGGCCCGCGGCTGCTGAACGGACTCCTCGACGAGGTCGCCGCCACCCGCCGCGGCCGAGCCCGGCGCCGGCTGTTCCTGGTCGCCGCGGCCGTCGTACTGATCGTCGGCGGACCGCTCGCCGCCCTCTCCCTCAAGGGGGACGCCGACGCGCCGCCGGCCGCGGCGCCGCCGCTGGCGAACGCCGTGCGCGCCCAGTACGCCGAGGGCGAGAAGGCCGGCTCCGTCGACCCGGTCACCAAGGTCTCCGCCGGTGTCTCCATGGCGCCGCGCCCCTGGGGCACCCAGGTCGTCCTGGAACTCGCCAACGTCAAGGGACCGCTCTCCTGCGACCTGGTCGCCGTCGGCAAGGACGGCCGGCGGCAGACCGTCACCACCTGGGCCGTGCCCAAGGGCGGCTACGGCATCCCCGGCAGCGCCGCCAAGTGGAACCGCGAGCCCCTCTACGCGGCGGGCGGCGCGGCCCTCGACCGCGCCGACATCGACCACTTCGAGATCAGCACGCTGGAGGGCAGGCGACTGGCCACCGTGAAGGTCTGA